From the genome of Enoplosus armatus isolate fEnoArm2 chromosome 21, fEnoArm2.hap1, whole genome shotgun sequence, one region includes:
- the ccl20b gene encoding C-C motif chemokine 20b: protein MGISKVCIVAALCSFVFLATFIGSTQSASCCLRYTKHPLPCKRLLGYSIQNINTSCDIDAVIFHVPGKFVCANPAAKWTKRRMDCLDERRRTNAEILKEETRGNATSA, encoded by the exons ATGGGAATTAGCAAAGTGTGCATCGTCGCAGCCCTGTGCTCATTCGTCTTCCTCGCCACCTTCATCGGCAGCACACAGTCAG CGAGCTGCTGCCTGAGGTACACCAAGCATCCATTGCCATGCAAACGGCTGCTGGGCTACAGCATCCAGAACATCAACACTTCCTGCGACATCGACGCCGTTAT CTTCCACGTTCCAGggaagtttgtgtgtgcaaaccCTGCAGCCAAGTGGACAAAGAGACGGATGGACTGCTTGGA TGAAAGGAGGAGGACGAACGCTGAGATCCTCAAAGAGGAAACCCGAGGCAACGCCACATCAGCTTAA
- the LOC139304126 gene encoding toll-like receptor 13: MGPGVKEDKTTPKGGSKCFKLIIIFLLLNISSFVVPVTGFSLKTCRISDNTAICAKSKLRAVPRDIPSTVKGFDLSANSITKIQASDFKNFSLLTELDLKRNSISQIDTGAFADLISLEKLNLNNNKLVILGDYFFDGLRNLTELRVNKNRIRAVASTSFKSLTSLTLLDISGNKLHNITKVHSIIQHMPNLQDLSIESNNLKTFNSWELTNSSLALTSLDLTQNPIAAFSIIADVFPNLTRLYIGYSPIKQEMKWDVHNKTFLSRVSTLDISNLQMAIGDIQTLLETVNSSLTSLRMNAIKQRLTKLINISCTIPTLSTLQLRSNKLSYVRSDLFQLCINVTELDLTKNKIQNIQDGAFRPLLGLRILSLSHNRLPSVPAATRNLPNLEKLDLSSNNISSLGCHDFANLTKLKRLSLYLNSIPVLNECVFEDLIRLEVLKLQSNRIFKLNRTFKKHLPNLTQLHLNGNKLTTIKRGEFEGLKSLQNLSLHENQIKTLENGSFIGLTSLTDIQLRSNDITQKEIQKCSFNDMINLRRLDLSENHIKYDDSSALREPPFSKLSLLNTLAIAGQHRRLKSQLPLNFLQGLTNLLVFRTRNIQILSLHKDMFNYTPHLQTLDISSNDLMDLSPDLFSPIRGLKSLYISRTSLHSLDFLIDANLTKLEFLQARKNEYSIISEDVITSVPVLKYLDLQGNSFTCDCDNAWFLQWAENNNQTQVFDAYNFVCNYPPGLKGMKLLDLNIGSCSVDIDFICFISTTCTTLLFMVVSFTYHFLRWQLAYAYYFFLALLFDSKHRNKLAPNQYDAFISYNTDDEQWVIRELVPKLEGEQGWRLCLHHRDFEPGRPIIDNITDAIYGSRKTICVISRRYLESEWCSREIQVASFRLFDEQKDVLILVFLEDIPTTQLSPYYRMRKLLKRRTYLRWPQAGEHTELFWEKLRQALKTREDHGEERLLLSVVD; encoded by the exons ATGGGTCCTGGAGtgaaagaggacaaaacaacGCCAAAAGGAGGATCAAAATGCttcaaattaattattattttcctcttgCTGAATATCAGCAGTTTTGTTGTTCCAGTCACGGGATTTTCACTGAAGACTTGCCGAATCAGTGACAACACCGCCATATGTGCCAAGAGTAAACTCAGAGCTGTTCCTCGAGATATTCCCTCAACAGTGAAGGGCTTCGACTTGTCTGCAAACAGCATTACAAAAATACAAGCATCAGATTTTAAAAATTTCTCACTTTTGACAGAGTTGGACCTAAAACGCAACAGCATTTCACAGATAGATACAGGTGCCTTTGCCGATCTGATTTCCCTCGAGAAGTTAAATCTAAACAATAACAAACTTGTTATACTCGGAGATTATTTTTTTGATGGTTTGAGAAACCTTACAGAATTGAGAGTTAACAAAAATCGCATCAGAGCGGTGGCATCCACCTCTTTTAAGTCCTTGACGAGCTTGACGTTGTTGGACATCTCTGGCAACAAACTGCACAACATAACAAAAGTTCATTCTATAATACAACACATGCCAAATCTACAAGATCTGTCAATCGAAAGCAACAATTTAAAGACTTTTAATTCGTGGGAACTGACAAACAGCTCGCTAGCACTTACTTCCCTTGATTTGACTCAAAATCCCATTGCAGCCTTTAGTATCATTGCAGATGTTTTTCCAAATCTCACCCGATTATACATAGGCTACTCTCCTATAAAGCAAGAGATGAAATGGGACGTGCATAACAAGACTTTTCTTAGTCGAGTTTCTACTCTTGATATCAGCAACCTTCAAATGGCTATTGGTGACATTCAAACATTACTAGAGACTGTCAACTCCTCTCTGACTTCTCTGAGGATGAATGCAATAAAACAGAGACTTACAAAGCTAATCAACATTTCCTGCACCATCCCAACACTGTCCACACTCCAACTCCGAAGTAACAAACTCAGTTATGTCCGCTCAGATTTGTTTCAGTTGTGTATTAACGTAACAGAGCTAGATTtaacaaagaataaaatacaaaatatccAAGACGGGGCCTTCAGACCTCTTCTAGGTTTAAGGATCTTGAGTCTGAGTCATAACAGACTTCCATCTGTTCCAGCTGCCACAAGGAATCTACCAAATCTTGAAAAGCTGGATCTCAGCAGTAATAACATCAGCTCACTTGGATGTCACGATTTCGCCAATCTGACAAAACTCAAACGCCTCAGCCTTTATCTGAATTCAATCCCAGTTCTAAACGAGTGTGTTTTCGAGGATTTAATACGATTAGAAGTTTTGAAGCTACAGAGCAACCGCATCTTCAAACTTAACAGGACTTTCAAAAAACACTTGCCAAATCTTACACAACTGCACTTGAATGGAAATAAACTCACCACCATTAAACGTGGGGAATTCGAGGGTTTGAAGTCCCTCCAGAACTTGTCATTGCatgaaaatcaaataaagacaCTTGAAAACGGGTCTTTTATTGGATTGACGAGTCTTACCGATATTCAGCTGCGATCGAATGACattacacaaaaagaaatacaaaaatgtagCTTCAATGATATGATAAATTTAAGAAGATTAGATTTGAGCGAAAATCACATTAAATATGATGACAGCTCAGCTTTGCGTGAGCCACCATTTTCTAAGCTGTCCCTTCTGAATACATTGGCTATTGCTGGACAACACCGTAGGCTGAAGTCCCAGCTGCCTCTCAACTTCCTGCAAGGTTTGACAAATCTTTTGGTTTTCAGAACCAGGAACATTCAAATTTTATCCTTGCACAAAGACATGTTTAATTACACGCCTCATCTGCAAACACTTGACATTAGCTCAAATGACCTTATGGATCTCTCCCCAGATTTGTTTTCCCCAATTCGAGGCCTAAAAAGCCTCTACATATCCAGAACAAGTCTTCACTCTCTAGATTTCTTAATAGATGCCAACCTTACTAAGCTGGAGTTCCTGCAGGCGAGAAAGAATGAATATTCAATTATCAGTGAAGACGTAATAACGTCTGTACCAGTTCTCAAGTATCTGGATCTTCAAGGCAATAGTTTCACTTGTGACTGCGATAACGCCTGGTTCCTCCAGTGGgcagaaaacaacaaccaaactCAAGTTTTTGACGCCTATAACTTTGTGTGCAACTATCCTCCAGGCCTGAAAGGTATGAAACTGTTGGACCTCAACATCGGCTCCTGCTCAGTTGACATTGACTTTATCTGCTTTATCTCGACCACATGTACAACCCTCCTGTTTATGGTGGTGTCCTTCACTTACCATTTCCTGAGGTGGCAGCTGGCCTACGCCTACTACTTCTTCTTGGCTTTGCTGTTTGACAGTAAGCATAGAAACAAGCTAGCTCCTAATCAGTATGATGCCTTTATCTCCTACAACACTGATGATGAGCAGTGGGTCATCAGAGAGCTGGTGCCAAAACTGGAAGGAGAGCAGGGCTGGAGATTGTGTCTGCACCATCGAGACTTCGAGCCAG gTAGACCAATCATAGACAACATCACAGACGCCATCTATGGAAGCAGGAAGACCATCTGTGTGATCAGTCGCAGATACCTGGAGAGTGAGTGGTGCTCCAGAGAGATCCAGGTGGCCAG CTTCCGTCTGTTCGATGAGCAGAAGGACGTGCTGATCCTGGTCTTCCTGGAGGACATTCCCACCACCCAGCTGTCTCCTTACTACCGCATGAGGAagctgctgaagaggaggaCCTACCTGAGATGGCCGCAAGCCGGGGAGCACACCGAGCTGTTCTGGGAGAAACTCCGCCAGGCTCTGAAGACCAGAGAGGATCATGGTGAGGAGAGGTTGCTCCTCTCTGTGGTGGACTGA